In a genomic window of Agarivorans albus:
- a CDS encoding SRPBCC family protein, whose translation MFKETKINWPDYYHPRNAQIHVKNAVPSKVPAERVWACLIKAPCWPTWKNKATSVQLLNGNGLELEKGTVFLWKTKKLQFECTVVEFVPNKKIAWKGKSGSIDMYHAWKLDCQADGCSIITETTQRNGISWLTKFFLPKQINSYHQHWLEELQQQAR comes from the coding sequence ATGTTCAAGGAAACAAAGATTAACTGGCCAGATTACTATCATCCTCGAAACGCGCAAATTCATGTTAAAAATGCTGTGCCCAGCAAAGTCCCTGCAGAGCGAGTTTGGGCATGTTTGATTAAGGCACCGTGTTGGCCAACATGGAAGAATAAAGCGACCTCTGTGCAGCTGTTAAACGGTAACGGCTTAGAGTTAGAAAAAGGCACGGTCTTTCTTTGGAAAACTAAAAAGCTTCAATTCGAATGTACAGTGGTCGAATTTGTGCCTAACAAAAAAATTGCTTGGAAAGGCAAATCTGGCAGTATAGATATGTACCATGCTTGGAAGTTAGACTGCCAAGCAGACGGCTGTTCAATTATTACTGAGACAACCCAACGTAATGGAATAAGCTGGCTCACTAAGTTTTTTCTTCCCAAGCAAATTAATAGCTATCATCAACATTGGCTTGAAGAACTGCAACAACAAGCCCGTTAA